The Streptomyces sp. HUAS MG91 sequence CGCTGCCAGTCGAAGTAGCGGTCGCAGCCCTCGGCGGGGGTGAGCGCGGCACGTTCCGCCTGGTCCATCGGCCGGTAGAAGTCGTCTCCGTGCACGACGGCGGCGCCGCACAGCTCGGCGAGGGCGGCGGCCAGGGTCGACTTGCCCGAGCCCCCCATCCCGTCGAGCGCGACGAGTGCGAACCCGCAGCGGGTACGGGTGGACAGGGCGGCGGCCACGTGGTCGGCGGCTGTCCGGATCTTTGTCATGGGAGATCATCGTGACCGATCGGGCGCGCGCAGGGAAGAGTCCGGGCACCGGGTCCTCACAAACGTAGCCGCGCGGCCCTGTCGGCCGGTTGACTGGGTCCCATGAACACGGTGCCCCACCAGCCTCCCTCTCCCCCGCAGGCCGCACAGAACGCGCAGTCCCCGCAGAGTCCTCCGGCCCCGCGTTCGCGGGGGCACATGATCGTGTGCGGCGGCGACGCGCTGGCCGAGCGGCTCGCCGCCGAACTGCGCGCGCTGTACGGGGAGCAGGTCACCGTGGTGGTCCCCGGCGCGCCGGGCGACGGCGCCGGGCGGGTCGCGCCGGCGGCCCGAGCCCGTGCCTCCGCCCTGCTCGCGCGGATGCAGTCGGTGCTCGGCCGCGCGCCCGAGCCGGACGAACCGGCGGGGCCGCCGCACGTCCAGCAGGCGGCCGTGCTCGACGAGCAGGCCTTCGCGGACGCGGGCGTGACCGAGGCGCGGGCACTGGCGCTCGTGCACGACGACGACGAGATCAACATCCGGGCCGCACTGGTCGCCCGCCGCCTCAACCCGCAGTTGCGGCTGGTGATCCGGCTCTACAACCGCAGCCTGGGCCGCCATCTCGCCGATCTGCTCGACCAGGCCGCGGCGCTGTCCGCGCCCGGCCCCGCCCCGACGGCCGTGGACAACTCGACCACGGTGCTGTCCGACGCCGACACGGCCGCACCGGCGCTGGCGGCCACCGCCGTCGCCGGGACCAGCAAGATCGTCCAGGCGGACGGGCTGCTGCTGCGCGCCGTCGAGCGCAATCCGCCGGGGCCGGGCCAGGTGTCCGATCCGGGGCTCGCCACGCTCGCCCTGCTGTCGGCGACCACCAACGACCCGGCGGGATCGGAGGGTTCGGACGCCGACGACGGCCGGGACGGGCCGCTGCTGCTGCCCGACGACGCCACCGTCGCCGCGGCGACCGGGCGCGGCACCGTCGTCCTGGAGACGATCGCGCCCGCCGAGCGCACCGCGCCGGGCTGGTCGTCGGCCACCCGTGGCATGCCGTTCGGCTCGTTCTTCTCCCGGCGGCTGCGCTGGTCGCTGTTCGGTCTGACGGCCAGCGTGCTCGGCCTGGCGATCGCCACCTGGGCCACCGGCGACATGCATCCGCTGCACGCCGGTTATCTCACCCTGCTCGACCTGTTCGCCATCGACGACCCGGCGATCGGCGAGCCGACGGCCCGCAAGGTGCTGCAACTCCTCACCGGGCTGGCCGGGTTGCTGCTGCTTCCGGTGCTGCTGGCCGCCGTGCTCGAGGCGCTCGGCACGTTCCGTACCTCCGCCGCGCTGCGCCGTCCGCCGCGCGGCCTGTCCGGGCACATCGTGCTGCTCGGTCTCGGCAAGATCGGCACCCGGGTGCTGTCCCGGCTCGGTGAACTCGACATCCCCGTGGTGTGCGTGGAGGCCGATCCGGAGGCGCGCGGTGTTCCGCTGGCCCGCAGCATGCGGGTGCCCACGGTCATCGGCGACGCCGCGTCGGACGGTGTCCTGGAGGCCGCGAAGATCCATCGCGCGCACGCACTGCTCGCCCTGACCAGTGTCGACACGACCAATCTGGAGGCGGCGCTCTCCGCCCGCGCGCTCAAGCCCGATCTGCGGGTGGTGCTGCGCCTGTACGACGACGCGTTCGCCGCCGCCGTCTACCGCACGCTGCGCGCGGCGCATCCGCGCGCCCTGACCCGCAGCCGCAGCGTGTCCACGCTGGCCGCGCCGGCCTTCGCCAGCGCCATGATGGGACGTCAGGTCCTGGGTGCCATCCCGGTCGAGCGCGGTGTGCTGCTGTTCGCCGCCCTGGAGGTGGCGGGGCATCCGCAGCTGGAGGGGCGCACCATCACCGAATCGTTCCGGCCGGGGTACTGGCGGGTGGTCGCGCTGGACGCCACGGAGCCGGCGGAGCGCCGCCCCGATCTGTCCGCGGGCCGGGAGGACGACGAGAGCGCGACCCGCCCCACCGGCCTGGTGTGGAACCTGCACCCCGGGCACGTACTGCACCCGCAGGACCGTGTCGTGCTCGCCGCGACCCGGCAGGGGCTGGCCGAACTCCTCGGCCGCGGCCACCCGGCCCACCGGACGGCGGGCCGGGCCGACCCCGCCTGAGGCACGGCGCTCAGCCGACGCGCGGCGGCCAGTTGCGGATCTGCTTGGGGCGCGGCGGCGCGTAGGTGCGCACCTTCGACGTGGTGAGGCCGAGCCGGACCAGGGACTCGGCGACGGTGACGGCCGCGGCCACCCCGTCGACGACGGGGACGCCCGTGCGGGCGACGACCTGTTCGGTGAGTCCCGCCATGCCTCCGCAGCCGAGGCAGACGACCTCGGCGCGGTCCACCTCGACGGCGGCGGCGGCCTGTTCGACGATCGCGGCGACGGCGGCGTCCGGGTCCGCCTCCAGGGCGAGCACGGGCAGCCCGCTGGCGCGCACCGAGGCGAGCCGGTCGGTGAGGCCGGCCAGCTTGAGCCGGTCCTCGATGAGCGGTACGGCCCGGTCGAGGGTGGTGACGACGGAGTACTTGTGGCCGAGGAACTGGGCGGTGCTCGCGGCGGCCTCGGTGATGTCGACGACGGGCACGTCGAGGAGTTCCTGGAGTCCCTCGCGGCCGTGCTCGCCGTATCCGGCCTGGATGACGGCGTCGTACGGCTCGCGGTAGGCGCGCACCTTCTCCATGACGGCGACGGCGGCGAGGTAGCTCTCGTAGTTGCCCTCGCAGGACTCGGCGCCGAAGTCCGGTGTGAGCGGGACTATTTCGGTGCCCGGGGCGGCGACGGCCTCCGCCTGCCGGGCGATGCTCTCCGTCATCGAGGCGGTGGTGTTGACGTTGACTACGAGGATGCGCATGGGTGTTCTCCAGAAGGTCGCCGGGGAGCGGCGGTCACTCGGCGTCGACGGCGATCGGTTCGCCGTCGACGTGGTCGTAGGTCTGCGTGCGGTCGCTCAGGAGCCAGTACAGCCCGGCGGCGAGCAGCGCGCCGATGAACCATGAGAAGCCCGAGATGCCGGAGAAGAAGGGGACGAGGGCGACGATCACCGCGCACCCGGCGGCCGGGACGAAGGCGCCGATGGCCTTCGGGTTGACACCGCGCCGGTAGTGGTAGGTGCCGGCCGGGTCCTCGGTGTACAGGTGCGGGACGTGGATCTGGGCCTTGCGCAGCAGCCAGTAGTCGGCCATGACGACGCCGAAGACGGGCCCGAGGAGGGCGCCGAGTCCGCCGAGGAAGTAGGTGACGGCGACCGGGCTGTCGTACAGGTTCCACGGCAGGATGACGAGTCCGACGACGGCGCTCACGAGGCCCGCGCTGCGGAAGTTGAGCCGCCGCGGGAACAGGTTGACCAGCATGTAGACGGGGGCGACGAAGTTCGCGAGGAGGTTCACCGCGACCGTCAGCATCAGCAGGGCGAGGCAGGCGAGGACGAGCAGCGACGTGCTGGGGATGGTCCGCACGATGTCGGTGGGGCTGGTGATGACCTCGCCGTCGAGGCGGAACTGGGCGCCGCTGAGCACGGCGGCGATGGCCGCGAAGAACAGCATGTTGACGGGGATGCCGATGAGGTTGCCGCGCACGATGGCCCGCTGGGAGGTCGCGGAGCGGGTGAAGTCGCAGAAGTTGAGGACGAACGTGCCGTAGACGACGACCCACAGCGCGGCGGCCTCGAAGATGTGCAGCCACTGGGCGCCGCCGGTGAAGTGGGTGTCGCCGCTGAGCGCGATCGACCCGTCGGCCTTGACGAACATCCAGACCGCGAGCGCCAGCATCGTGACGAGGACGGTGGGCGCGGCGATCGCCATGTAGCGGCGGATGACCTGCATGCCGAAGCTGACGATGAGGA is a genomic window containing:
- a CDS encoding NAD-binding protein, with the translated sequence MIVCGGDALAERLAAELRALYGEQVTVVVPGAPGDGAGRVAPAARARASALLARMQSVLGRAPEPDEPAGPPHVQQAAVLDEQAFADAGVTEARALALVHDDDEINIRAALVARRLNPQLRLVIRLYNRSLGRHLADLLDQAAALSAPGPAPTAVDNSTTVLSDADTAAPALAATAVAGTSKIVQADGLLLRAVERNPPGPGQVSDPGLATLALLSATTNDPAGSEGSDADDGRDGPLLLPDDATVAAATGRGTVVLETIAPAERTAPGWSSATRGMPFGSFFSRRLRWSLFGLTASVLGLAIATWATGDMHPLHAGYLTLLDLFAIDDPAIGEPTARKVLQLLTGLAGLLLLPVLLAAVLEALGTFRTSAALRRPPRGLSGHIVLLGLGKIGTRVLSRLGELDIPVVCVEADPEARGVPLARSMRVPTVIGDAASDGVLEAAKIHRAHALLALTSVDTTNLEAALSARALKPDLRVVLRLYDDAFAAAVYRTLRAAHPRALTRSRSVSTLAAPAFASAMMGRQVLGAIPVERGVLLFAALEVAGHPQLEGRTITESFRPGYWRVVALDATEPAERRPDLSAGREDDESATRPTGLVWNLHPGHVLHPQDRVVLAATRQGLAELLGRGHPAHRTAGRADPA
- a CDS encoding aspartate/glutamate racemase family protein yields the protein MRILVVNVNTTASMTESIARQAEAVAAPGTEIVPLTPDFGAESCEGNYESYLAAVAVMEKVRAYREPYDAVIQAGYGEHGREGLQELLDVPVVDITEAAASTAQFLGHKYSVVTTLDRAVPLIEDRLKLAGLTDRLASVRASGLPVLALEADPDAAVAAIVEQAAAAVEVDRAEVVCLGCGGMAGLTEQVVARTGVPVVDGVAAAVTVAESLVRLGLTTSKVRTYAPPRPKQIRNWPPRVG
- a CDS encoding NCS1 family nucleobase:cation symporter-1 — encoded protein: MDISSRLYHRDLAPTKIQGRSWGAYNVFTLWGNDVHSLGNYAFAIGLFALGMSVWDILIAFAIASVLLFALLTLSGRMGHRTGVPFPVMSRIAFGVRGSQLPAVVRGSVAIAWFGIQTYLASQVLRTLLKALWPGVASYDTNSFLGLSTLGWISFLALWLVQVLIVSFGMQVIRRYMAIAAPTVLVTMLALAVWMFVKADGSIALSGDTHFTGGAQWLHIFEAAALWVVVYGTFVLNFCDFTRSATSQRAIVRGNLIGIPVNMLFFAAIAAVLSGAQFRLDGEVITSPTDIVRTIPSTSLLVLACLALLMLTVAVNLLANFVAPVYMLVNLFPRRLNFRSAGLVSAVVGLVILPWNLYDSPVAVTYFLGGLGALLGPVFGVVMADYWLLRKAQIHVPHLYTEDPAGTYHYRRGVNPKAIGAFVPAAGCAVIVALVPFFSGISGFSWFIGALLAAGLYWLLSDRTQTYDHVDGEPIAVDAE